One stretch of Bosea vaviloviae DNA includes these proteins:
- a CDS encoding methyltransferase, TIGR04325 family: MTAMAAWNQRLLPAVRWLPAGTAMRRWLYQTRFRAGKYHCGYSGVYGGFEAARLALPPGLAGFDHDAMADIDHYTTTAGGFEPMPATEYPVLFWLREALDEGARTLLDLGGYVGHAFRQYDRYLAFPEDFRWTVFDVPRITEAGRALAGKEAAQRLRFTNAVDEGCGMDILLAAGSLQYLSENYLQDRLSAWADRPRHVIVQRTPLHARRSFVTIQAVITRARQVAFCPYSVAERAGFINGMLALGYQLVDSWEKPRSLDVPFHPECHVETYSGLYFRLKAS, translated from the coding sequence ATGACGGCGATGGCGGCCTGGAACCAAAGGCTGCTCCCGGCGGTTCGCTGGCTTCCAGCCGGTACGGCGATGCGCCGCTGGCTCTACCAGACCCGCTTTCGAGCCGGCAAATATCACTGCGGCTATAGCGGCGTGTACGGGGGGTTCGAGGCAGCCCGCCTTGCACTTCCGCCGGGCCTGGCCGGCTTCGACCACGACGCGATGGCAGACATCGACCACTACACCACGACGGCTGGCGGCTTCGAGCCGATGCCGGCGACCGAATACCCGGTCCTGTTCTGGTTGCGCGAAGCCCTGGACGAAGGCGCCCGGACGCTCCTCGACCTCGGTGGTTATGTCGGCCACGCCTTCCGGCAATACGACCGCTATCTCGCCTTCCCGGAGGATTTTCGCTGGACCGTCTTCGATGTCCCCCGGATCACGGAGGCAGGTCGGGCGCTCGCAGGCAAGGAAGCCGCCCAGCGCCTGCGCTTCACCAACGCCGTCGACGAAGGTTGCGGGATGGATATCCTGCTCGCGGCAGGCTCGCTGCAATATCTGTCCGAGAACTATCTTCAAGACAGGTTGAGCGCATGGGCGGATCGCCCGCGGCACGTGATCGTGCAACGCACGCCGCTTCACGCGCGACGCTCCTTCGTGACGATCCAGGCCGTGATCACGCGAGCACGGCAAGTGGCGTTTTGCCCCTATAGCGTGGCGGAACGCGCCGGGTTCATCAACGGCATGCTCGCGCTCGGCTATCAGCTCGTGGATTCATGGGAGAAGCCGCGCAGCCTGGATGTACCGTTTCATCCGGAATGCCATGTCGAGACCTATTCGGGGCTCTATTTCCGGTTGAAGGCCTCGTGA
- a CDS encoding hybrid non-ribosomal peptide synthetase/type I polyketide synthase yields the protein MSEPLPRGAIAIIGMAGRFPGAADIGAFWQNLLNGVESITRIDPAALEDSFDAATRALPNYVPARSLLEGVELFDAPFFGMLPREAAVTDPQQRLLLECAWEALEDAGYDPARPGQCIGVFAGATSSTYLLHNLFQDRAAVADYTSSFQVGNLSMLVGSASDFTATRIGYKLGLTGPCVAVQSACSTSLLAVAQAVQSLLNHGCDMALAGGVSITFPQRRGYLAQDGGMVSTDGHCRAFDSSANGTVFGSGAGIVALKRLEDAVADRDHVYAVIRGVGLNNDGAGKVGFTAPSVDGQAGAIVMAHAAADIDARSIGYVECHGTGTPMGDPIEVAGLTSAFRLTTEDRGFCALGSVKSNIGHLDAAAGVAGLIKATLAVANGTLPASLHVTQPNPALDLPNSPFFIADRQQDWPAGEGPRRAGVSAFGVGGTNVHLVLEQAPATEAEAPARSSQILTISARSAAALGQARDRLAQHLDAHPEQSLADIAFTLQTGRRHFAHRTAVAGSSHGEAAEALRKQNTARIAAVTGSGDLVFMFPGQGSQYPQMARELYAGERVYRRTVDLCCEILKPRLDFDLRSQLYPSNGGADPERLSATVLAQPAIFTVEYALAQLLASWGLRPAAMIGHSVGEFAAACLAGVFSLEDALSVVATRGRMMQDLPGGAMLAVRLPDAEIAALARHGISVAAVNAPGMSVLAGPFEAIEALEAELAQREVTHRRLLTSHAFHSGMIDPLIEPFTEAVAAIRLNPPELPYVSGVSGDWITAEQATDPSYWARHAREPVRFADGIATLMRELSPVLLEVGPGAALASFALQGAGAGRAAISCLPAVQGDAGEMLAAALGRLWSAGIAPDWTAYHGEGSRRRVSLPSYPFERSPHWVEAPAASTGGVPAIPVSPLDNLHQGQPDQEPAMDSQADVDLLLGRSGLGTRVAAIFENLSGRAFGEAETGASFLELGFDSLLLTQAAQSLQTTFGVQIRFRQLLDDLPSVDDVARHIAALHPQDIAQPAIIVQAAAKATPSPAPSLASPAAPPAAAIDVSRPDGSAIDALMREQLDAMSRLMERQLQVLSGQAAVPASAKTAPPLQASSAIAPAPAAPNAAAAAGPATRLRPLIRAGNEALTEAQRAHIAQLTALYVGKTPNSKRLADEHRPMLADPRTVSGFAADWKEMVYPIVAARAKGAQIWDVDGNVYIDLVNGYGQTAFGHAPDFVVEAVQAQLAEGFAIGPQSPLAHEASRLFCDLTGHARVAFCNTGSEAVMAAIRVARTVTGRDRIVAFAGAYHGQFDEVLVRGVGAGEQRRSVPAAPGIPAEAVGRMTVLDYGTDESLAWLREHTHELAAVLVEPVQSRRPGYLPADFLKALRAITEQAGTALVFDEVVTGFRVHPAGVQALLGIRPDLSTYGKVVGGGLPVGLLAGTPRFMDALDGGAWRFGDDSAPEIGVTFFAGTFVRHPLALAATVAVLKHVKDKGPALTEALTNRMQHLAEDLKRAFAEVGWDVPIESYGSVLYFEPGRDHRLGSLLHYHLRARGIFIQEHYPCFLTTQHGDAEIAAIVQAFRESLQLMRRDGMLPGGAVESHAAEFPIAPSESEFPLTEAQTEIWLSAQTGAEASAAFNESISLTLEGDIDAPRLAEAVRQVAARHPVLHARFSGDGETMQIAPSGSFPVTMSDLRGEPDPQEALRATIEAYAGRPYDLVQGPVAEAEIIRLGDDRHVLILSAHHIVCDGWSTNVLLDEIATAYRSGAGGLKPPMPFAEYAKLTRQDPRVNEAGTYWAGTFSDLPAPLELPTDRPRQAPRSFRGGTRTSFIDAELYRQVKAAGAQRRRTLFATLFAAFQVLLLRLSGGRDLVVGVPAAGQSLLEGPTPVGHCVNFLPIRGAIDPAEPFSAHLDKVGHLILDAYDHQSFTLGALLKRLRVPPVSGRLPLVEVQFNLERLAGNLDFGPGVSASAEPNPKSFSTFDIYFNIGESDDGLRIDCCYGADLFDAATIDRWLGHYRTLLAAFAANPDMTIATMPLIEGGERQRLVSDLNDTQVAFQIEEGTVAAFEQRAQQQPDAIAVSFGDEQLSYSELNAWANRIAAELMARIDTPESRVGLLIARSPALVAAMLGALKAGFPYVPLDPMMPSARLLTILRDSEAVALLTAGPPDTTVLDPDEGIMSIDVDQTDRKLAGIRTAPVSAGHLAYVIYTSGSTGAPKGVEVTHGGLSNLLFAMANEPGFASTDTMLAVTTVTFDIAALELLLPLIRGGRVAIATAEEAKDGTELLARLEQSGATVLQATPMTWRLLLGAGFRSHPGFRMLCGGEALPLELARKLLEGGGELWNMYGPTETTIWSSVARIAPDDDVITIGLPIANTQFYIVDDNDEPVGVGIPGELLIAGAGLARGYANNPRLTAKSFIANPVDPDSSARAYRTGDRAKYLADGRIQHLGRLDHQVKLRGYRIEPGEIEAVLARKTGLVSAVILREDVPNEPRLVCYHVTGAESPPSTELRAVLAQELPDYMVPTAWVGLPALPLNSSGKLDRAALPAPDADIAAPKTGKVMPRTRVEETLARIWCDVLRREDIGVDEDLFDLGADSLSIFQITGRARRDGLKLAARDFFRNRTIASVAASLPAEDVVEPAAAPAFWKRPWRQARDAAQPGEPGAVSQRERG from the coding sequence ATGAGTGAGCCCCTCCCCCGCGGCGCCATCGCGATCATCGGCATGGCCGGTCGCTTTCCTGGCGCGGCCGATATCGGTGCGTTCTGGCAGAATCTTCTGAACGGGGTGGAATCCATCACCCGGATCGACCCCGCCGCGCTCGAGGACAGTTTCGATGCGGCGACGCGCGCGCTGCCGAACTATGTCCCGGCCCGATCCCTCCTCGAAGGCGTCGAACTGTTCGACGCTCCCTTCTTCGGCATGCTGCCACGCGAGGCCGCAGTCACCGATCCGCAACAGCGCCTGCTGCTGGAATGTGCCTGGGAAGCGCTCGAGGATGCGGGCTACGATCCCGCCAGACCCGGCCAGTGCATCGGCGTCTTCGCCGGCGCGACATCCAGCACCTATCTGCTGCACAATCTGTTTCAGGATCGCGCCGCCGTCGCCGACTACACGTCGAGCTTTCAGGTCGGTAACCTTTCGATGCTGGTCGGTTCCGCCTCGGATTTCACCGCGACGCGCATCGGCTACAAGCTCGGTCTCACCGGCCCTTGCGTCGCGGTCCAATCGGCCTGCTCGACCTCGCTTCTGGCCGTCGCCCAGGCCGTCCAGAGCCTGCTTAACCACGGTTGCGACATGGCCTTGGCGGGCGGCGTCTCGATCACCTTCCCGCAGCGGCGAGGCTATCTCGCCCAGGATGGCGGCATGGTCTCGACGGACGGCCATTGCCGCGCTTTCGACAGTAGCGCCAATGGCACGGTCTTCGGCAGCGGCGCCGGCATTGTGGCGTTGAAACGGCTGGAGGATGCCGTCGCCGACCGCGATCACGTCTACGCCGTCATCCGCGGCGTCGGCCTCAATAATGACGGCGCCGGCAAGGTCGGCTTCACGGCTCCGAGCGTCGACGGTCAGGCGGGGGCGATCGTCATGGCCCATGCTGCCGCCGATATCGACGCGCGCTCCATAGGCTATGTCGAATGCCACGGCACCGGCACACCGATGGGAGATCCGATCGAGGTCGCCGGGCTGACCTCCGCCTTCCGCTTGACGACAGAGGATCGCGGCTTCTGTGCGCTGGGCTCCGTCAAATCCAATATCGGCCATCTCGATGCGGCAGCCGGTGTCGCGGGCCTGATCAAGGCCACGCTCGCGGTCGCGAACGGAACGCTGCCGGCGAGCCTGCATGTCACGCAACCCAACCCTGCGCTCGATCTGCCGAACAGCCCGTTCTTCATCGCCGATCGCCAGCAGGACTGGCCGGCCGGGGAAGGACCGCGCCGTGCGGGCGTCAGCGCCTTCGGTGTCGGCGGGACCAATGTCCATCTCGTGCTGGAGCAGGCGCCCGCGACCGAAGCGGAAGCCCCGGCACGCAGCAGCCAGATCCTGACGATTTCGGCCCGGAGTGCAGCGGCGCTCGGCCAGGCGCGGGACCGGCTCGCGCAGCATCTCGACGCACACCCCGAACAGAGCCTCGCCGACATCGCTTTCACCTTGCAGACGGGACGGCGCCATTTCGCCCATCGCACCGCCGTGGCCGGCAGCAGCCATGGCGAGGCCGCCGAAGCGCTGCGCAAGCAGAATACCGCACGCATTGCAGCGGTAACCGGCTCAGGCGACCTCGTCTTCATGTTCCCGGGACAGGGCTCGCAATACCCGCAGATGGCGCGAGAACTCTATGCCGGAGAGCGGGTCTATCGCCGGACGGTCGATCTTTGCTGTGAGATCTTGAAGCCCCGGCTCGATTTCGATCTGCGCAGCCAGCTCTATCCGAGCAATGGCGGCGCCGATCCGGAGCGCCTCTCGGCGACCGTGCTCGCCCAGCCCGCGATCTTCACTGTCGAATATGCTCTCGCACAGCTTCTGGCGAGTTGGGGCCTGCGTCCTGCCGCGATGATCGGCCACAGCGTCGGCGAGTTCGCGGCGGCCTGCCTCGCCGGCGTCTTCTCGCTCGAGGATGCCCTGTCGGTCGTCGCGACGCGCGGCCGCATGATGCAGGATCTGCCGGGTGGGGCGATGCTGGCCGTGCGCCTGCCCGATGCCGAGATTGCGGCGCTGGCTCGTCACGGCATCTCGGTTGCGGCGGTCAACGCCCCCGGCATGAGCGTGCTCGCCGGTCCGTTCGAGGCGATCGAGGCACTGGAAGCGGAGCTTGCGCAGCGCGAGGTGACGCATCGCCGGCTGCTGACCTCGCATGCGTTCCACTCCGGCATGATCGACCCGTTGATCGAGCCGTTCACCGAAGCGGTCGCGGCCATCCGCCTCAATCCGCCCGAGCTGCCCTATGTCTCGGGTGTCAGCGGCGATTGGATCACCGCCGAACAGGCGACCGATCCGTCCTATTGGGCCAGGCATGCCCGCGAGCCTGTCCGCTTCGCCGACGGTATCGCCACCCTGATGCGCGAGTTGTCTCCCGTACTGCTCGAGGTCGGCCCCGGTGCCGCGCTGGCGAGCTTCGCGCTGCAAGGGGCTGGCGCCGGCCGCGCCGCCATCTCCTGCCTGCCGGCAGTGCAGGGCGACGCCGGAGAGATGCTCGCGGCCGCTCTCGGGCGCCTCTGGAGCGCCGGCATCGCGCCGGATTGGACTGCCTATCACGGCGAAGGCAGCCGCAGACGCGTCTCCCTGCCGAGCTATCCTTTCGAGCGCAGCCCTCACTGGGTCGAGGCTCCCGCAGCCTCCACCGGAGGCGTGCCGGCCATACCCGTCTCCCCCCTCGACAATCTTCATCAAGGTCAACCTGATCAGGAACCGGCCATGGACAGCCAAGCTGATGTCGACCTCCTCCTGGGTCGTTCGGGCCTCGGCACCCGCGTCGCCGCCATCTTCGAGAACCTGTCGGGCCGGGCCTTCGGCGAAGCCGAGACCGGCGCGAGCTTCCTCGAGCTCGGCTTCGACTCGCTGCTGTTGACACAGGCTGCCCAGAGCCTGCAGACGACGTTCGGCGTACAAATCCGCTTCCGGCAGCTTCTCGACGATCTTCCAAGCGTCGACGATGTAGCACGCCACATCGCCGCGCTTCACCCGCAGGACATCGCGCAGCCTGCCATCATCGTGCAAGCTGCGGCGAAGGCTACGCCATCCCCTGCCCCATCCCTTGCTTCGCCCGCTGCCCCGCCCGCTGCCGCCATCGACGTCAGCCGGCCAGACGGCTCGGCTATCGACGCGCTGATGCGCGAGCAACTCGACGCGATGTCGCGTTTGATGGAGCGTCAGTTGCAGGTCTTGAGCGGCCAGGCGGCAGTGCCTGCCAGCGCAAAGACGGCACCGCCCCTGCAGGCCTCATCAGCGATTGCTCCCGCTCCCGCTGCGCCGAACGCGGCGGCCGCTGCCGGCCCGGCGACACGGCTCCGGCCGCTGATCCGCGCGGGCAATGAGGCGCTCACCGAGGCGCAGCGCGCGCATATTGCCCAGCTGACAGCGCTCTATGTCGGCAAGACCCCGAATTCGAAGCGGCTCGCGGACGAGCATCGCCCGATGCTCGCCGACCCGCGCACCGTCTCGGGTTTCGCCGCGGACTGGAAGGAGATGGTCTATCCGATCGTCGCCGCACGGGCGAAGGGCGCCCAGATCTGGGATGTCGACGGCAACGTCTATATCGACTTGGTCAATGGCTACGGCCAGACCGCCTTTGGCCACGCCCCAGATTTCGTCGTCGAGGCCGTTCAGGCCCAGCTTGCCGAAGGCTTTGCCATTGGGCCGCAATCACCGCTCGCGCACGAGGCGTCCAGGCTGTTTTGCGATCTCACCGGCCATGCCCGCGTCGCCTTCTGCAATACGGGCTCCGAAGCCGTGATGGCCGCGATACGCGTTGCCCGCACCGTGACCGGCCGCGATCGCATCGTCGCTTTTGCGGGCGCCTATCACGGCCAGTTCGACGAGGTCTTGGTCCGGGGTGTCGGCGCGGGCGAGCAGCGCCGCTCCGTGCCCGCCGCGCCGGGCATCCCGGCGGAGGCCGTCGGCCGCATGACCGTGCTGGACTATGGCACGGATGAAAGCCTCGCCTGGCTCCGCGAACACACTCACGAGCTTGCCGCCGTTCTCGTCGAACCCGTGCAGAGTCGGCGGCCCGGATACCTGCCCGCCGACTTCCTCAAGGCGCTGCGCGCGATCACCGAACAGGCCGGCACGGCGCTGGTTTTCGATGAGGTCGTGACCGGATTCAGGGTCCATCCAGCCGGGGTGCAGGCGCTGCTCGGGATCCGTCCCGATCTATCCACCTATGGAAAGGTCGTCGGTGGCGGCCTGCCCGTCGGACTGCTGGCGGGGACGCCACGCTTCATGGACGCGCTCGACGGCGGCGCCTGGCGTTTCGGCGACGACAGCGCGCCCGAGATCGGCGTCACCTTCTTCGCGGGAACCTTCGTCAGGCACCCGCTCGCCCTGGCGGCGACCGTCGCCGTGCTGAAGCATGTCAAGGACAAGGGGCCGGCGCTCACGGAGGCGCTGACCAACCGCATGCAACATCTGGCTGAGGATCTGAAGCGCGCCTTCGCGGAGGTCGGCTGGGACGTACCGATCGAAAGTTATGGCAGCGTTCTCTATTTCGAACCGGGCCGCGACCACCGGCTGGGCAGCCTGCTGCATTATCACCTGCGGGCCCGTGGCATTTTCATCCAGGAGCACTATCCGTGCTTCCTGACGACGCAGCACGGCGATGCCGAAATCGCCGCGATCGTCCAGGCTTTCCGCGAAAGCCTCCAGCTCATGCGGCGGGACGGGATGCTGCCTGGCGGCGCTGTCGAAAGCCACGCGGCGGAGTTTCCCATCGCGCCTTCCGAGAGCGAGTTTCCTCTCACGGAGGCCCAGACAGAAATCTGGCTTTCGGCTCAGACCGGAGCCGAGGCCAGCGCCGCCTTCAACGAATCCATCAGCCTGACGCTCGAAGGCGACATCGACGCGCCCCGCCTCGCCGAGGCGGTCAGGCAGGTCGCTGCCCGGCACCCTGTCCTCCATGCCAGGTTCTCCGGGGATGGCGAGACGATGCAGATCGCGCCATCGGGCAGCTTTCCGGTCACCATGAGCGATCTGCGCGGCGAACCCGATCCGCAAGAGGCCCTTCGCGCCACGATCGAGGCCTATGCCGGCCGACCCTATGATCTCGTGCAGGGCCCGGTGGCGGAAGCAGAGATCATCCGGCTCGGCGATGACCGGCATGTGCTGATCCTGTCGGCGCATCACATCGTCTGCGATGGCTGGTCGACGAATGTCCTGCTCGACGAGATCGCCACGGCCTATCGCTCCGGCGCCGGCGGCCTCAAGCCCCCGATGCCCTTCGCCGAATATGCGAAGCTGACGCGCCAGGACCCGCGCGTCAATGAGGCCGGAACCTACTGGGCCGGGACGTTCTCGGACCTTCCCGCCCCGCTCGAATTGCCGACCGATCGGCCGCGGCAGGCGCCGCGCAGCTTCCGCGGCGGCACGCGCACGAGCTTCATCGACGCGGAGCTCTATCGTCAGGTGAAGGCGGCCGGCGCGCAGCGCCGGAGAACCCTGTTCGCCACGCTCTTCGCCGCTTTCCAGGTCCTGCTGCTGCGGCTCTCGGGCGGGCGCGACCTCGTCGTGGGCGTTCCCGCCGCCGGGCAATCGCTGCTGGAGGGTCCCACGCCGGTCGGTCATTGCGTCAACTTCCTGCCGATCCGAGGCGCCATCGATCCGGCAGAGCCGTTCTCGGCCCATCTCGACAAGGTCGGACACCTGATTCTCGACGCCTACGACCATCAAAGCTTCACGCTCGGCGCGCTTCTGAAGCGGCTGCGCGTCCCGCCCGTCTCGGGCCGGCTGCCACTCGTCGAGGTGCAGTTCAATCTCGAGCGCCTGGCAGGCAATCTCGACTTCGGGCCCGGTGTCAGCGCCAGCGCGGAGCCGAACCCCAAATCGTTCTCCACCTTCGACATCTACTTCAACATTGGGGAATCCGACGACGGGCTGCGGATCGACTGCTGCTACGGCGCCGATCTCTTCGATGCTGCGACCATCGACCGTTGGCTGGGGCACTACCGCACGCTGCTCGCAGCTTTCGCTGCCAATCCCGACATGACCATAGCGACGATGCCGCTGATCGAGGGCGGAGAACGCCAGCGTCTCGTCTCGGATCTGAACGACACGCAAGTCGCCTTCCAGATCGAGGAGGGCACTGTTGCGGCCTTCGAGCAGCGGGCACAGCAACAGCCTGACGCCATCGCTGTGTCATTCGGCGATGAGCAACTGTCCTACTCCGAGCTGAACGCGTGGGCGAACCGCATCGCGGCCGAGCTCATGGCAAGGATCGACACGCCAGAGAGCCGCGTCGGGCTCCTGATCGCGCGTTCCCCGGCGCTTGTCGCCGCTATGCTGGGTGCGCTCAAGGCCGGCTTCCCCTATGTGCCGCTCGACCCGATGATGCCCAGCGCCCGGCTCCTGACGATCCTGAGGGACTCGGAAGCCGTTGCGCTTCTGACCGCCGGTCCGCCGGATACGACCGTCCTCGACCCTGACGAAGGCATTATGTCGATCGATGTGGACCAGACCGATCGCAAGCTCGCCGGCATCAGGACGGCGCCGGTTTCGGCCGGTCACCTCGCCTATGTGATCTATACCTCTGGCTCCACCGGAGCGCCAAAGGGCGTCGAGGTCACTCATGGCGGCTTGTCGAACCTTCTGTTTGCGATGGCAAACGAGCCGGGCTTTGCCAGCACAGACACCATGCTCGCCGTCACCACGGTGACGTTCGATATCGCGGCGCTGGAGCTGCTGCTGCCGCTGATCCGGGGCGGCCGGGTTGCCATCGCGACCGCCGAGGAGGCGAAGGACGGAACGGAACTTCTGGCGCGGCTGGAACAGAGCGGCGCCACCGTTCTGCAGGCGACGCCGATGACGTGGCGGCTCCTGCTGGGAGCAGGCTTCCGCTCGCATCCGGGCTTCCGCATGCTCTGCGGCGGCGAAGCCCTGCCGCTCGAACTCGCCCGCAAGCTGCTCGAAGGCGGCGGCGAGCTGTGGAACATGTATGGACCGACCGAGACCACCATCTGGTCTTCGGTCGCTCGCATAGCACCCGATGACGACGTCATCACCATCGGCCTGCCGATCGCCAACACGCAGTTCTACATTGTCGATGACAATGACGAGCCCGTCGGCGTCGGCATTCCCGGCGAGCTGCTGATCGCGGGCGCGGGCCTGGCACGCGGCTATGCCAACAACCCGAGGCTCACGGCCAAGAGCTTCATCGCCAACCCGGTCGATCCGGACAGCAGCGCCAGGGCCTACCGCACCGGCGACCGCGCCAAATACCTCGCCGATGGCCGCATCCAGCATCTGGGGCGCCTCGACCATCAGGTGAAGCTGCGTGGCTACCGGATCGAGCCTGGGGAAATCGAGGCTGTCCTTGCGCGCAAGACCGGCCTCGTCTCGGCCGTGATCCTGCGCGAAGACGTCCCAAACGAGCCGCGGCTGGTCTGCTATCACGTCACTGGCGCTGAAAGTCCGCCATCAACCGAGTTGCGGGCTGTGCTGGCACAGGAGCTGCCGGATTACATGGTGCCGACGGCCTGGGTCGGCCTGCCGGCACTGCCTCTCAACTCCAGCGGAAAGCTCGATCGCGCCGCGCTTCCCGCTCCCGACGCCGACATCGCGGCGCCAAAGACCGGCAAGGTCATGCCCCGCACCCGCGTCGAGGAAACCCTGGCCCGCATCTGGTGCGACGTGCTGAGACGCGAGGATATCGGCGTTGACGAGGATCTGTTCGATCTCGGTGCCGATTCCCTCAGCATCTTCCAGATAACGGGGCGGGCGCGACGCGATGGCCTGAAGCTCGCGGCCCGGGATTTTTTCCGTAACCGGACGATCGCCAGCGTCGCGGCATCGCTTCCCGCTGAAGACGTCGTCGAACCGGCCGCCGCTCCCGCGTTCTGGAAGCGGCCATGGCGGCAAGCGCGCGACGCCGCGCAGCCAGGCGAACCGGGCGCCGTGTCACAGCGCGAGCGTGGGTGA
- a CDS encoding amino acid adenylation domain-containing protein: protein MTKILDRTAPCRTQDRGQAQAPAEAALIEAAIPAQAPLSDRPASAAAPVEAETLVTLFSARAAAQPHHVALSLGSANLSYAELGGRADELADRLVAMGAKPGAIVGLCLPRSLELIVAMLAILKSGAAYLPLDPAYPGERLAFMVEDADASIIVATSDCAGWLPPGRRWLDPHDRADADAARHPLPKNLLTRHLPAASDLAYVIYTSGSTGRPKGVAIEHAAVTRLFSATQAWFAFHPGDVWTLFHSVSFDFSVWEIWGALLYGGRLVIVPEGTTRDPTAFLCLLADEGVTVLNQTPSAFAALDQADRDRSGRDRLALRLVIFGGEALDPRRLAGWYERRGEHARLVNMYGITETTVHVTYRPLSPAETTRRSSPIGRAIPDLDILLLDGDTMRPVPTGEIGEIFVAGAGLARGYLNRPDLTSARFVPHPHRPGARLYRSGDLARQTGESEYEYLGRADQQIKIRGFRVELGEIETALLSHPAVRQAAVLLRANSGGHDRLIGYLVTEGGERPSPVALKAHLVSILPDHMVPTAFIFVSHLPLTVNGKLDRAALPEPDRSRPDTAAPYCAPRSALERQLAEVVADVLQIDQVGIDDNFFDLGGNSLLMAELHRRLVRDMAHDMTGLGLIDLYRRPNLRALAGHLTPAGHGTLGALAAARERGLRSRGLTLSSLGTAPAGGSHE from the coding sequence ATGACCAAGATCCTCGACAGAACCGCCCCCTGCCGCACGCAGGATCGCGGCCAGGCGCAAGCACCGGCCGAGGCCGCTCTCATTGAGGCGGCCATCCCGGCGCAAGCGCCGTTATCCGACAGGCCCGCAAGCGCTGCGGCCCCAGTCGAAGCCGAGACCCTCGTCACCCTGTTCTCCGCTCGGGCCGCCGCACAGCCGCACCATGTCGCGCTGTCGCTCGGCTCGGCCAACCTCTCCTATGCCGAACTCGGCGGCCGCGCCGACGAACTGGCGGATCGGCTGGTCGCGATGGGGGCCAAGCCTGGCGCCATCGTCGGGCTCTGCCTTCCGCGCTCGCTCGAGCTGATCGTGGCGATGCTCGCCATCCTGAAGAGCGGCGCCGCCTATCTGCCGCTCGACCCCGCCTATCCCGGCGAACGCCTTGCTTTCATGGTCGAGGACGCCGATGCCTCGATCATCGTCGCGACATCCGATTGTGCCGGCTGGCTGCCGCCCGGCCGGCGCTGGCTCGATCCGCATGATCGCGCAGACGCCGATGCGGCGAGGCATCCGCTGCCCAAGAATCTACTGACCCGCCATCTGCCGGCAGCCAGCGACCTCGCCTATGTGATCTACACCTCCGGCTCGACCGGGCGCCCGAAAGGCGTCGCCATCGAACACGCCGCCGTCACGCGGCTGTTCAGCGCGACGCAAGCCTGGTTCGCCTTCCACCCTGGCGATGTCTGGACCTTGTTCCATTCCGTATCGTTCGACTTCTCCGTCTGGGAGATCTGGGGAGCACTCCTCTATGGCGGGCGCCTCGTGATCGTGCCGGAAGGCACGACGCGCGACCCCACTGCCTTCCTATGCCTTCTCGCCGATGAAGGCGTCACGGTCCTCAACCAGACGCCGTCCGCGTTCGCAGCCCTCGACCAGGCCGATCGCGATCGTTCGGGGCGCGACCGGCTCGCGCTGAGACTCGTCATCTTCGGCGGCGAGGCTTTGGACCCCAGGCGCCTGGCCGGTTGGTACGAACGGCGCGGCGAGCACGCGCGTCTCGTCAATATGTACGGGATCACCGAGACCACGGTTCACGTCACCTATCGTCCCCTGTCGCCGGCCGAAACCACGCGGCGCTCGAGCCCGATCGGCCGAGCGATTCCAGACCTCGACATTCTGCTGCTCGACGGCGACACCATGCGGCCGGTTCCCACGGGCGAGATCGGCGAGATCTTCGTCGCAGGAGCGGGGCTGGCACGCGGCTATCTGAACCGGCCCGACCTCACCTCCGCGCGCTTCGTGCCGCACCCCCACAGGCCGGGCGCCCGGCTCTACCGCTCGGGCGACCTGGCCCGCCAGACCGGCGAGAGCGAGTACGAGTATCTCGGCCGGGCCGACCAGCAGATCAAGATTCGCGGCTTCCGTGTCGAGCTCGGCGAGATCGAGACGGCGCTCCTGTCGCATCCCGCGGTCAGGCAGGCTGCGGTGCTGCTGCGCGCCAATAGCGGCGGGCATGATCGCCTCATCGGCTACCTCGTAACGGAGGGCGGCGAACGTCCCTCGCCCGTCGCGCTGAAAGCCCATCTCGTCTCGATCCTGCCGGATCACATGGTGCCGACGGCCTTCATCTTCGTGTCCCATCTTCCGCTGACGGTGAACGGCAAGCTCGATCGGGCAGCGCTGCCCGAGCCGGACCGGTCGCGGCCGGACACTGCCGCGCCCTATTGCGCGCCGCGCAGCGCGCTGGAGCGGCAGCTCGCAGAGGTCGTCGCCGATGTCCTCCAGATCGACCAGGTCGGCATTGACGACAATTTCTTCGATCTCGGCGGCAATTCGCTGCTGATGGCCGAACTCCACCGACGCCTTGTCCGTGACATGGCCCATGACATGACGGGGCTCGGCTTGATCGATCTGTACCGCCGCCCGAACCTGCGCGCCCTGGCCGGTCACCTGACACCGGCCGGCCACGGCACGCTCGGCGCCCTCGCCGCAGCGCGTGAACGTGGTCTCCGCTCACGCGGGCTGACGCTATCGTCGCTCGGTACCGCGCCGGCCGGCGGTTCCCATGAGTGA